A part of Methanohalobium evestigatum Z-7303 genomic DNA contains:
- a CDS encoding ATP-dependent DNA helicase: METGKLELPEYVIQFYLDTGIEKLYPPQAEAVEKGLLDNKNLLAAIPTASGKTLISELAMLKSISNGGKCLYIVPLRALASEKFERFKQFSSIGVNIGISTGDFDSTDEWLGSNDIIVATSEKADSLLRNETSWMKDITTIVVDEIHLLDSADRGPTLEITIAKLLRLNPNSQIIGLSATIGNAEEIAGWLDAELVQSQWRPIELYEGVFLEDNINFKQSQKPIKNIVKDTAVNLVLDTIDENGQCLVFESSRRNCAGFAKKAKSKVGKSLDKGLLAELNNIAEEVLETSDTETTKELASCIKRGTAFHHAGLNSAQRKIVEDNFRNNKIKVISSTPTLAAGLNLPARRVIVRNYKRYDPNFGMQPIPVLDYKQMAGRAGRPSLDPYGESVLISHTYNEFTDLLDRYIDAEPEDILSKLGTENALRTHVLSTIVNGFATTRQGMVDFMGSSFFAYQQQKWSLIDVVDDCIEFLQDNEMIKDDGERLYATRLGQVISTLYIDPLSGAIIIDKLKKADKVTDMTMLHIICSTPDMRQLYLRSKEYEKINEYVMTHSDEFVEVPNPFKSIEYEWFLGEVKTALLINEWIDEKTLDDITAEFGVGEGDINALSDISEWLMHSAVNLANLTDLDADKAQELEKRIHHGVNKDLIQLVSISNIGRVRARKLYEAGIQSVSDIKNTKLHILSNYLGRKTAYKVLEQLGVEPEDNQQIDEEPESIKSYSGNDQGQKTFNDF, translated from the coding sequence ATGGAAACCGGAAAACTTGAGCTGCCAGAATACGTTATACAATTTTATCTGGATACAGGAATAGAAAAACTATATCCACCACAGGCAGAAGCTGTAGAAAAAGGACTCTTGGATAACAAAAATTTACTTGCAGCTATACCTACAGCATCAGGCAAGACTCTGATATCAGAATTAGCCATGTTGAAATCAATATCTAATGGTGGTAAATGTTTATATATTGTCCCATTGCGGGCATTAGCATCTGAAAAATTTGAAAGGTTTAAACAATTCTCATCTATAGGAGTAAATATAGGTATATCTACTGGTGACTTTGATTCCACTGATGAGTGGCTGGGTTCAAACGATATAATCGTTGCTACTTCTGAAAAAGCTGATTCGCTTTTAAGAAACGAAACGTCGTGGATGAAGGATATAACAACAATTGTGGTAGATGAGATACACCTTCTTGACTCTGCGGACAGGGGTCCAACTCTTGAGATAACTATCGCAAAACTCCTGCGCCTTAATCCAAATTCACAGATAATAGGACTGTCAGCAACGATAGGGAATGCAGAAGAAATTGCAGGATGGCTTGATGCTGAACTTGTCCAGAGCCAATGGCGCCCTATCGAACTATATGAAGGTGTATTCCTCGAGGATAACATCAATTTCAAACAATCACAAAAACCAATTAAAAATATTGTTAAAGATACAGCAGTAAATCTTGTACTTGATACTATTGATGAGAACGGACAGTGCCTTGTTTTTGAAAGTAGCAGACGTAACTGTGCAGGATTTGCAAAAAAAGCAAAATCAAAGGTTGGGAAATCACTTGATAAAGGTCTCCTTGCCGAACTGAATAATATTGCAGAAGAAGTGCTTGAAACCAGCGATACAGAAACTACAAAAGAACTTGCAAGTTGTATTAAAAGGGGTACAGCATTTCATCATGCAGGTTTAAATTCAGCACAAAGAAAAATAGTAGAGGACAATTTCAGAAATAACAAAATAAAGGTCATTTCCAGTACACCGACACTTGCTGCAGGTTTGAATTTGCCTGCAAGGCGGGTAATAGTAAGAAACTACAAACGTTATGACCCAAATTTTGGGATGCAGCCCATACCAGTCTTGGATTATAAACAGATGGCAGGAAGAGCTGGCAGACCCAGTCTTGATCCTTATGGAGAATCAGTTCTTATATCACATACTTATAATGAATTTACAGACCTTCTGGACCGATATATCGATGCTGAACCAGAAGATATATTATCTAAATTAGGAACTGAAAATGCACTTCGAACCCATGTTCTTTCTACCATAGTTAATGGGTTTGCTACTACACGACAGGGCATGGTGGATTTTATGGGTTCGAGTTTTTTTGCATATCAGCAGCAAAAATGGAGTTTAATCGATGTAGTTGATGATTGTATCGAATTTCTGCAGGATAATGAAATGATAAAGGATGATGGAGAACGCCTTTATGCAACACGGTTGGGGCAGGTTATCTCCACATTATACATAGACCCATTATCTGGTGCAATTATTATTGATAAACTTAAAAAAGCAGATAAAGTTACCGATATGACAATGCTGCATATAATCTGCAGTACTCCTGATATGCGTCAATTATACCTGCGGTCAAAAGAATATGAAAAAATTAACGAGTATGTGATGACTCATTCGGATGAATTTGTGGAAGTACCCAATCCATTCAAATCGATAGAATATGAATGGTTCCTTGGTGAGGTAAAAACTGCATTATTAATCAATGAATGGATTGATGAAAAAACTCTGGATGATATTACTGCTGAATTTGGTGTAGGAGAGGGGGATATCAACGCACTTTCTGATATATCCGAATGGCTCATGCATTCAGCAGTAAATCTTGCAAACCTTACAGATTTGGATGCGGATAAAGCACAGGAACTTGAGAAACGTATACACCATGGTGTAAATAAAGACCTTATACAACTGGTTTCTATAAGTAATATCGGAAGAGTGCGTGCACGTAAACTATACGAAGCAGGAATTCAGTCAGTATCTGATATTAAAAATACGAAGTTACATATTCTTTCAAATTATCTTGGTAGAAAAACCGCATATAAAGTACTTGAGCAGTTAGGTGTGGAACCAGAAGATAACCAGCAAATAGATGAAGAACCTGAATCTATAAAATCCTATTCTGGTAATGACCAAGGTCAAAAAACATTCAATGATTTCTAA
- the hisD gene encoding histidinol dehydrogenase, giving the protein MLYKHLKDVTDDEKKKIFSRGGELANVEDKVSVILDEIHNHGDEALKKYTKQFDNAEIENIEVSRQEIDEAFYNVDEAFIKHLETAAYNIRKYHESQLPAQKWMSETLPGIELGQKVTPLKNIGAYVPGGSASYPSTALMTVIPAKVAGVENVSVCTPPRYDGTVHPITLASARIAGADHIYRLGGVQAIGALAYGTSSVKKVDKIVGPGNVFVTTAKMQVRNRVEIDFPAGPSEVLIIADESADAKMAASDIVAQLEHDPNAVSILITTSKSLAEKVNQEVLYQAKSTPRNDIVKKSLKNVVILIADTVDSCIEFSDEFAPEHLEIMVYDDEYVLNRIENAGSIFVGNYSPVAAGDYASGTNHVLPTSGYAKIYSGLNVNHFIKYSSIQKISKEGLENIKDTIISISEEEGLYAHSDSVKTRFDE; this is encoded by the coding sequence ATGCTTTATAAACACCTAAAAGATGTAACAGATGATGAAAAAAAGAAAATATTCTCCCGTGGAGGGGAGCTTGCAAATGTTGAGGATAAAGTTTCAGTTATTCTGGATGAAATTCATAACCATGGGGATGAAGCACTTAAAAAATACACAAAACAATTTGATAATGCAGAGATTGAAAACATAGAAGTAAGCCGGCAGGAAATCGATGAAGCCTTCTATAATGTGGATGAAGCCTTTATTAAACATCTTGAAACTGCTGCTTATAATATCAGAAAATATCATGAATCGCAATTACCCGCTCAAAAATGGATGTCAGAAACATTACCGGGAATTGAACTGGGACAAAAAGTAACCCCTCTCAAAAATATAGGAGCCTATGTGCCGGGAGGTAGTGCGTCTTATCCATCCACTGCATTAATGACAGTAATACCTGCAAAAGTTGCAGGCGTGGAAAATGTTTCTGTGTGTACACCACCAAGGTATGATGGAACAGTTCATCCTATAACACTGGCATCAGCAAGAATAGCAGGTGCAGACCATATCTATAGACTCGGAGGAGTGCAGGCTATTGGTGCACTGGCTTATGGGACGTCAAGTGTTAAAAAAGTCGATAAAATTGTAGGTCCGGGTAATGTTTTTGTAACTACTGCCAAAATGCAGGTCAGAAACAGAGTAGAAATTGATTTTCCTGCAGGTCCAAGTGAAGTGTTAATTATAGCTGATGAATCTGCAGATGCCAAAATGGCTGCATCGGATATTGTTGCACAATTAGAACACGACCCTAATGCAGTATCAATTTTGATTACAACTTCCAAATCACTTGCAGAAAAAGTAAACCAAGAAGTTTTGTATCAGGCTAAATCTACTCCAAGAAATGATATAGTTAAAAAATCCCTTAAAAATGTAGTGATACTAATAGCGGATACTGTAGATTCCTGTATAGAGTTCTCTGATGAATTTGCTCCTGAACACCTTGAAATCATGGTTTATGATGATGAATACGTACTTAACAGAATTGAAAACGCAGGTTCGATATTTGTAGGAAATTATAGTCCTGTAGCCGCCGGTGATTATGCTTCCGGTACGAACCATGTATTACCAACTTCCGGATATGCAAAAATCTATTCAGGACTCAATGTCAATCATTTTATAAAATATTCAAGTATACAAAAAATCAGCAAAGAGGGATTGGAGAATATTAAAGATACCATCATTTCTATATCCGAAGAAGAAGGGTTATATGCCCATTCCGACTCGGTAAAGACCAGATTTGATGAGTGA
- a CDS encoding DUF1699 family protein — protein sequence MKIRVVSSRDEIPKIDSNENVIHFAFRPSNKDIFSLVKRCPNVEVIQIPSSYRSTLSKSIEMFLDMQNIKLIEGDVWGHRKDINEYYSIPPAVVDKIKELKSEGKSNEDIADKLSREGKMNKEMLKYVLSKEQLNQ from the coding sequence ATGAAAATAAGAGTAGTTAGTTCAAGGGATGAAATTCCCAAAATAGATTCAAATGAAAATGTAATCCATTTTGCTTTCAGACCTTCCAATAAAGATATATTCAGTCTGGTTAAAAGATGTCCCAATGTAGAGGTAATCCAGATACCAAGTTCTTACAGGAGCACACTTTCCAAATCAATTGAAATGTTTCTTGATATGCAAAACATAAAACTTATAGAGGGGGATGTTTGGGGTCACAGAAAGGATATAAATGAATATTACAGCATACCTCCAGCAGTAGTAGACAAAATAAAAGAGCTAAAATCCGAAGGCAAATCTAATGAAGATATCGCTGATAAACTATCACGTGAAGGTAAAATGAACAAGGAAATGTTGAAATACGTATTAAGTAAAGAACAACTGAATCAATAA